The following DNA comes from Nicotiana sylvestris chromosome 10, ASM39365v2, whole genome shotgun sequence.
TAACTTTCACGTATTACTAGTAAACTGATTAATTGCACCAAATGTAGTGGCTTTCCTGTTATAGTGGATAAAGTCCCGTGACTATACCTGAAATTAATCCAGTATTAGGCAATTGTCAGTTACAGTCATGAATACTTTGGTTTCTACTTAGAGGCCTAGAATTGGCTCCCTACCACAATCCAATTTAGCAAACTATAGGCTAAATTTTTTGCAATTCCCATTGGATTGGAGCTCAATTGCGGAAATGTCAGCTCGTAGAGGCTGCAAATTGGCACTTATTAGTTGTTCTTTATCACGTTCAAGAAAGAAAAAGTTTCCTCTGTTCAATAAGAGGGTCTGACGGGTCACCAATTAGACATTGTAAATAAAGTTGATGAAAAGAGTCCTGGGAATTCACATAAATAATTTCATGTTTACGGGACAAAAAGGTAGGTAACTGTGACAATTCCTTGCTTTATTACACTATTGAACAATCTTTATATATAGTACTACAAATAAGATAAGACAATATTGCAGGCAGAGTCATTGAGAAATGAGGTGGCTCCCACTCAAATGATTCTCGTTAGTGGTAGTTCACACTACTTACAACTGAATATGTTATGAAAAAATTTATAACAAGTAACCAAAATCAAGAGAAACatgaaaataaggtaaaaatgcaTATATTTACATTACTAACCATGAAATATTTAATTCTTGTGTTGTAACCACAGGCATTTCAAGCTGCATGGGCAGCTGCTTGTAAAGTGGAAGCTTCGACGTTTGTCGTTCCGTCACAATATGTATTCCTTGTCGGACCAATTTCATTCTCAGGTCCATACTGTCAGCACAACATTGTTTTTCAGGTTAGTAAAGATACAGATTATCAGCATATATGCAAAAACCTATCTTACTTAGATCTTTAGTCTACCTTGACATATTACAAATACACAACagattatttaaaataaaaaataaaaaaaataaactgCTCATAATTGCATACATGTCTGTGAACAAGTCCATATAATATAGTCTAAAACTGCAGGCTATCAAAAGGTCTATAACTCTGTCCTCTTTTGCAAATGCATATACAAAGTTGCCCCTATCCTCTGTCCTCAAGAATTACACTATTTCGAATCATAATTTTGATAGTAATTAAAATACATTAGGCAGCATTCAAGAACCATTATGTGTTTCAGTTTTAAAATTGCGGATTAGGGACTTTGTATATTAAATTTGCAGCAATAGTGATGAAAATGCTCTGTTTTGCAGCTTGACGGAACAATAATTGCTCCAGTAGATGCCAAATCTTGGGGTTCAGGTCTTATGCAATGGCTTGAATTTACCAAATTGGTTGGGATTACAGTTAAAGGAAGCGGGGTAATTGATGGGAGAGGTTCAGTTTGGTGGCAAGATACCCCATATGATGATCCTCTAGATGATGAACTAAAACTAATCATCCCATTAAACAAGACATCATTGAGATATCCTCCAATTCCTGTAATTATCTCACAATTTCTTATCCATTAAACAGAGTTTACCATCTCTGTTCCTTTCTAATACTCTTTCCAAAATTTGTGTGGCAGCTAAATAGCTCACTTGGTGGTGGAAAAATGCCAAGCATTAAGCCAACGGTAAGGACCACTTCAAATTCTGAGCTGCATAACTTGGCCATTTAAGTGCTCATTTGATACTAAATCAATGTTTAAAATGCAGGCACTTCGATTCTATGGGAGTTTTAATGTTACTGTAACAGGCATCACAATTCAGAATAGTCAACAATGCCATCTCAAATTTGACAACTGCATAGGGGTAACAGTATACAATTTCACTGTCTCATCTCCTGGTGATAGTCCTAATACAGATGGAATCCATTTACAGAACTCCAAAGACGTGCTAATCCGCAGTTCCAACATTGCGTGTGGTAATTCCTACATTGAATTTAGTTCAACTAAATACTACAAACCAGTCCAAAAGGATGAGGCAACTATTTCTTCAAAAATTAAGACCCCTATGTGTAAAAGAATTCTCTCACCATTGAGTGAAAAGTTTTACAACTAACATAACTGATAAATGAGAGAAGATGCCAGAATATTGTCCACTTTGATAATTCCATAAGGACCACATTCTTGAATTTTAACCGCTAACATTTCAACACCTAGCAactgcctatctgttatttatgCTTTGACCACCACAAGCTTTAAGACCCTTACCTGCAAAAACTGATCTTGTCTAGATAGTAAAAGTACAAGTTCAATATAGGGTGAGACTTGTAACCCCACACATAGGAAATTTGTCTTTTGTCAATTATTTCAGTTCTATTGCATCTTTGTCATTTATTTCAGTCCTATTGCATTATCTGTAGATGCCAAAACTGCTCAAAAAAAGATGCAAACCTATATGAAAACTTTATGATAGCATAGACAATTTGAACATCAAAAGAGCTAACCACATATTTGTCCTTTAATTTAAATGTTAGTACACGCTAAATATACTCACCGACAAACTTTTTTGGTTTCGTACAGGAGATGACTGTGTCTCCATACAAACTGGATGCACCAATGTGTATGTACACAACATAAATTGTGGACCAGGACATGGAATCAGCATTGGAAGTCTGGGGAAAGACAACACAAAGGCTTGTGTTTCAAACATTACGGTCAAAGATGTTGTTATGCAAAACACAATGAATGGTGTCAGGATTAAGACATGGCAGGTATGGTCAGGCAAATGTTTAGTTGTCTTAACATCCAGTAAAACGTTTTTACTTCTGGACTACATATTGCTACGAATCAGATTTGAGGAATTAGAGTTCAAGTGTTCTCTATAACCAAAACTAATGTTCGATTCTACTACTGCAGGGAGGGTCAGGGTCAGTACAAGGAGTGTTTTTCTCGAacattcaagtttcagaagtCCAACTACCAATTGTAATTGATCAATTCTATTGCGACAAGAGCAAATGTAAGAACCAGTCATCTGCAGTGGCTTTATCAGGAATCAACTTTGAAAGAATTAGAGGAACATATACAGTAAAACCAGTGCATCTAGCATGCAGTGACAGTATGCCATGTCAAGACGTGACCTTGACGGATATCCAACTAAAGCCAATACAAGAGCGTTACCACATGTATGATCCATACTGTTGGCAGACATTCGGAGAGTTGTATACTCCTACTCTACCTCCAATTGATTGTTTACAAGTCGGTAAACCATCGAGCAACAGAATTCAGGGAGATCATGATCAATGCTAGTATAGTAAGACTATtacctatatttatatttttggtgTTTTCTTTTGTGTGGCTGGCATAGTTTTGCTGACCCCTATTACACCATATATAGAATGATTGCATATTCTTAATGCATTATAAGAGTATAgaatttctttctttttagtAGGATTACTGTGTGAGCTGGTATTGAATTATTTTTAATAGTAAGAATTTCTATAGTAAGGTATGAAAAGGCACTTCCTTTTGCACAGAACTGTCAGCTTATATGAGTCTAACTGAAATGAGTACTCTACAGATAAATCAACATTCCGGACAATACCAATGACGACCTAAAGCACAAGGTTTTACTACTCAGAATGTTCTATCGGTTATGCGACCAAAAGAAAAGAACACAGGAAACTTTGCAACCATAAAAAGAATCATAAACCTTTGAAGAATTTAACAAAGTAAAACATTTTGACAGATGTTTTGAAACCAGCGCAAAATAACAGAAAAAAAAGTTAGGTGAATAAGCCCGGTAGGGGACCTCCAAGTTAGTCTAGGAAAAGCATAAATGAAACTCACACATATGGTTTATGCAGTTAGGTTATAAGCAATTTAGAATCTGTATATTTCAAGAacttctaaatgatatttcgcaTTATGTCCCCCTTCATCATTAATCACACTGGCTTTTGACATTTTGGTAGCTAGGGGTACGTAAACACCGTCACATCAAGTGGTAAAAAACATACATCATGCGAAAACACACATTGTCATCATGCATTCAGGATCTGGTTATAGAGTGCAAACTGATAAGTGTATATCTGAAGTGAACTCTTTATCGTTTTGTTCACAACCTTTATAACAATCAAATCATCATTAGCCCACACATAGGAATCACTTTTCATCAACAACACATTTTCCCCGTAAAGTATGGTTAAGACCACACCCAAACGGCTAGTGGTGAATTCCTCTGACCACAAGCTCTTAAAAGTTAAATAGAGACTTATAACTTTGAAGATAGACCTTGAAAAAGGGGAAATTGATGTGTATTCTTTCAGTagttttcttgttcttctttttgagatttAAGTCGTGAAGCCAGCAAAAGCACACGTGTTTATAACATAGTGAAGAAAGTCAGTGTTCGCCAACCTCAGCAACTAAGAGACTAAGACTCCACTTCAAGAATATCACCAAACCGCAGACATTAGCAGATAAGCAGCATACCTTCTACAACAGCTAGAGCTGGCCATATTCCCATGCACACAAATCCTCAACAGGACAATTGAAATCTCAAATGCATATCTTCGTTAAAAAAGCCAGTGATTGATCCTTGCAATAAGCTTTTTAAATTCATAAAGCCAAGGGACCTGGGGACCAAACAAAATCTAGCAGTTACTAAGATCCCAACTCCCTCAAGTTAggaaaaaatataaaacaaaataaaaaatagcaCACTAATATCACAGATTATGGTAGTAAACTACAAACTCAAATCAAATAAGGTGCATTGCCTTGCACATAATTAATGGAGAAGACTCCAAATAGTGTGAAATCATCACCTTCTTCAGCTAATTGAATATTGAGTAACCACTTCCATTCTGTTTACGTATTTAAGTAGAATACAAAAGCTTGGAATATGAAGCCTTGAGCTGCTGCAGATGTTAATCATGGAAGAGCAGATCCTTAGTTCAGTTCCTCCGCCAGAATGAATTCTAATGATTCCTCATTAATACTTTCCAAGAGGCCCTGTGAGCAATAACCGGTCATCTTTATCTTCCTTCCTTGACTATGATCAATCTCATGATTTAAGTGAAACTCCTTCGGGAGAAAACATATGGAATTTTCTACCTGTCTAGTCTCCATAAGATAGAATAAATCTTCTAATCAGCACGATTACCCTTTTGTCACTTGAAACAGGTGATAGCTGACTTTGCTTTTCTTTCATAAAAATGAACAATCCAACTTTCCTATTTTTATCAAGAATGGCATGGAATTTATCTGCCTTCCAATGAGTGCTAAAATCGCGTCACCTTTGGACCACATCGGCAGGCAGTTCCTGAAATTGATATCAGCAGCTGACCACTTCGAATGGAATTATCCAGATCAAACAAAAAAGAGGACTCCATCCAAAAAGTATTAAGGACATATGGATACAGGAGAAAGTACGACACATAGCTTTTGCAACAAAAAGCATAATGTTTGCCGATGTTGTGTGTATCTTAACACATTTAGCATTTGGAATTTCAGCTCTACCTGAGTTCTAGAGCCATTAAAACTTGTACTGTGGTCTTCTATTTTTCAGCAAGGAGGGAGACAGCTTCCAAGTTATTCAACCATTGCGCAACCGGAAAGGAAGATTTTATTAAATGCGTATAACATAAAAAAATTACTGTGAACTGAAAGGAAATAAAAAGAACTTTGTTAAAAGAGTGTCTTAGAATTACAACTTCTCTCAACAAAAATCCATATCTTGGATTTAACCATCACTAGCATTCTTGATGCTATTAACAAACATCGTTTTATAATACAAGTGGAGTGACTAAATAATCAATCATAAATAATATCCCATTCGTTTTAGTTGATTCTCACAAAATTGATTGTTGAAGTAACAAGTAAACCAAAATGTAAGCAGTCCTCTTGAATTTCGTGGCAAACTGATAAACTAATGCAAGCATCCAGAATAGTTATTATAAGTTTATTATTAGCTGTCATGAGATATTGTTGAGAAAATTCAGATCCATAAAAGCTGGCAAAGTggataaaaagaaaaggaatgttaaaggaaaaagataaaaggataTCATTAAAAGAAAGGTGTAGGCATGAAAATTGCAGCATGTCTTACCATAAtttgctttgtttttgtttttaacaATTATGCTCTTGCTCTTTTAAGTTCCCACTATATATATTCTAAAAGGTAAGTATCATTAGTCAATGATAAACAATGAAGTACACTCATCAATTTTTGTATTTATGCTTTTCTCCATAGAGATTAGAGGTGGCCGCATGAAGTTTGCTCCTAAGCTAGTGCTCAATAAGAACTGAATATTGCTTgtaaatttcttttctttttttttttcttttattaggtaaTAGTGGTAACAATGCCAACTTACACGCACCTCAACTAATCTATAACTTTAACAAATGTTAAGCTTCCGTTTGACCATAGATTTTagcttcattttttcaaaaaaatttgaaaacattgtttgtttatgaaataggatcaggttttggaaaaaaaaaatgcaaaaattttCAAGTTCTCTGGTTTAGAGCAGTTTTTGGGGGAAAAATTTTCTTCCGCTCACAAAACTTCAAACTTTTCTTCAAATAAAATGCACGgagactatctagttaggagttagactaggaatgtcattggtcgtctatggatgcagggctttaccttctagttgtattataccagccatctatttcgtatttcgtatttcgtatcctgtatttcatattccatatctcttatatattgttgttatttttattacgcatttttatggtactaatatatcatctcctattgcttttttgagccgagggtctcctggaaacagtctctctacccttcggggtaggggtaaggtctgcgtacatattaccctccccagaccccacttgtggattatactgggtcgttgttgttgtgtTTGTTGTTGTCCAAATACAACttaactttcaaaaattatttttcaacacaatttcaaaaaacttttttttcaagtttcaataaaATCTATGTCCAAACACTAAGTATTTACCTAGTGTCGACTCTACCAGGTTTTAAACTTTAGTTCCTAAAGTTAGTACTTTGGTTTTTCATCGCAATATCACCCCCGAGACAAATGAAAATTTGAGATAAAGTATAGTTTAAGCTCCGGGAGGCATGAATTTCCAATTTGCTTCAATTCAGAATCCCTTAAATCAATACACCAACTTTAAAattagtcaaaaaaaaaaaaaaagcatggGAAATCTGAGGTATAATAATCTATAAATGCTTATGAAAAAAAGAGTTTGTGAGTACTAGCTTTCCAGGGTTTTTTCGGATGGGACAGCTTTTCTGGGTTTTACTTCAATTCTTTGGACCTACATCAGTTTTAAGGAAAAACCCACAAATCATTCAAAGCTTTTAATCTTTAGTGCAAACTACTGCTACAATTACAACTACTTTTAGATAATGGGTGCAGATTTCATATATAACTATAAGTTTTTAATTAGCGATAATGGGTAAGTTTTTACCCTCCTCCAAATGTAAAACAGTAATAAgatgaaaagaatcaagaaaagaGATGAATATTTTACCTTAAAAGTCCCTGCATTGAGTCGATTTCTCACATATTCCCGCTACGCAGAGATATCATAGTCACTATATCCAATTTTTTCTGTAATAATCCTCGATGGTTGAATAGATAGTATTAGTAGGGTCCACTTTAAttgatattttgattttttttgtgatccacaatatttaattttttcagaTACCAAAAAGGAATTAAACTTTTTGTTCCAAAGTTGCACTTGGAATAAAGAACATAGGAgtatttgttatattttcaacGAACAAATTAAGGGtaatatgatcaattttattgttaattaatacTAAAAGGTAGATTCCTTAATATGTTtgaaaatagccaaaaaattaattaaagtggacGGGATGAATAGTAATTTAAGCATCTTTCTTTGAATAATGACATTAACAAGAATCCTATTTACTCACAATCAATCAATTAACCACGTCTAGGTCATTTTTATTGAGAAAATTTCACTTTATACTCATTAAGCTTAAACTATTTATCTATAACGACCCTGCTCGTTATTTTGAATATTTACACTTTATTTGGTAGTTTAAGGTCTCAggtagcttcatattatgtataTTTGACTTGAGTGTATGGTTAGTTTCAGTTTTCGAGCGATTCGGGatttatttggaagaatgattctcattttagaagctttaagttagaagagttgaccaagcTTGACTTTTGCGTATTTGATCTCGAACTTTTGTCTgaaattgaattcggaggtccctatgttgatttgacttgttttgcCGAAAGTTGACAATTTAAATGTTTAGAATTTTCCTAAGTTTGACGATGATTTGACTTTATTGCTTTAGGGTTCGGATTTtggttttgggacttggaatagaTCTGTTTTGCTATttggaacttgtctgcaaaatttggtgtcattctgagttggtttgataggattcAGATGCTTGATTGTGATTCTAGAGGTTGTTGAGTTTTTTGTGgaatttcatgtgttttgatgtCCGATTTGTAGTTTGGGATGTTATATTGGTGTTATGATCGatgagcgagttcgtatgatattttaggcttGTGTGGATGTTTTGTgtggaaccccgagggctcggatgagtttcagagTGTTTAAAAGAGTTTCAATTTTGCTGGTTTTTAGGCTGGTGCTtcaggtctcgcaaatgcgagatttagTTTGCATTTGCGAGGAGGGCTCCACATTTGCGAGGTTGGGGTGGAATTGTtgtgttcgcatttgcaaacttaGAGATCACTTTTGCGATGGGAGCTAGTGGCTGGGCAGGCAGCATTTGCGACCTTTTTCTCGCATTCGCGGTATCTGCCAGGTTCGCTTTTGAGAACTTTTTGTTGCTTTTACGATCTCTTTAATGATGGCCAGTGGTCTCTTTTGCGATCGTTTCTCTGCATTTGTGGGGTGCAAGGTCACAAATACGACATCTGCAGCTTATTTATAGCTATGTATTTCGGGACTTAACTTTATTTTGTCATATTTCGAGCCCTAGATTCGGTGGGAGATGATTTTGTGGATATATTTTCATACCAAACTATTGAGTAAGTAACTTTGATCAATCTTCAATTATATTACATGATTATTTATTAGATTTAATATTAAATTCACGAATTTCTAAGAAAATTTTTGtcaatgttttgaaaaataaaatttgggatttgagagtcgaattggACTCGGATTTGAACATATATATGGACTCGGATTTGAACAtatatatggactcgtggggttatgggtaatcaAGATCTATCCTTGGACTCAGATTTTGACCGAGCAGGGCCAAGGTTGActttttttgacttttggggaattgtgttgtaacgacccgaccagtcattttgtgTATTGTAGCCCTGTTCCCCTAATTATTATCTCTTCTATATTTATTTGTGGTTGTGTGACTTACCAGGGTGGTTGATTTGGTTTCGGGGTTGATTCGGAGTGAATTAGAACACTTAAGTtagagcttaagttgaaagagttgaccgaagtttgacttttgtgtaaacaaCTTTGGaatgagttttgatggttctgatagcttCGCATGGTTATTTTAGAtttaggcgtatgtccggatattgatttggaggccCGTTGGTTGATCTGATGATTTTTGGCGAAAGGTGGAAAGTTGAATGCGTGGAGGTTCAGAGGTTTGATCGAgtgttgactttgttgatatcgggttcggatttcGGTTCCGGGAGTTAGAATAGGTCTGTTGCGTCATTTGGAActagtgtgcaaaatttgaggtcattcggagttgatttggcaTGGTTCGCCAttggttttagaagttggaagtttattagtttcattaggcttgaattgatgtgCATGATTTGTGTTTTTGGTGTTGTTGGATGTGATTAAAGGGTTCGAGTAAGTTCGTATCGTGTTTTAGGACTCTTTGGAATGTTTGGTATGGATGggggtcccggggacctcgggtgaGATTCAGATTGAATTCGGATTAGTTTTTTGACTTGGTGTATTGCTGAAGTTATGGCTTCTGGTGTGATCGCATCTGCGAGGTCTTGGCCGCAGGTGAGAAGCTGCAGAAGTGGCAGATGTGTCGCAGAAGCGGAGAAATCTGGGCTTGGCAGTAGTCGTAGATGCGGACGGGGAGCTGCATTTGCGGAAACGTGGATGCACAGGATAGTCCACAGGAGCGGATTTTGGCTGGGTGACCTTGAGTCGCAGATGCGGACGAGTTCCGCATATGTGGATGCACAGGAGCAAGGTAGAGACCTCAGAGGCGGTTCCGCATATGCAGATAAAGACCGCAGGTGCGCATAGGCGGAGAGTTAATGAATTTCTGCACATGCGATGATATTTCTGCAGGTGCGGCGTCACAAGTGCGATCgcttggaccgcagaagcgaaaatgctGGACAGTATTATAAATCGAGGGTTTGATCTTTTCTTCTCATTTTCGAGATTTTGGAGCTCGGTCTAGGGCGAAATTTGGATTGTTTTTCACCATAATTGAAGAGGTAAGTGAAATTCATTCAATTTTGATGATATATATTGATTACCCATTGATTATTACACTTAGTTTATGTGTATTTGAAGTGAAATTTGAGGATTTTAGACTATGTTATTGAAGAGTGAGATTTGGTGATTTGGGGTCGATTTATGTTGGAATTGGATGAAGTTGGTATAGttagactcgtaattgaatgggtgttCTGAATTTGTAAATTCTGTTGGGTTCCGATGTGTGGGCCCAAAATTgacttttt
Coding sequences within:
- the LOC104224398 gene encoding polygalacturonase At1g48100-like → MGGFSFRSFTFMFIVAFLVWSSNVETCYARRGRHWRQTTTSSASLYKKKGKSHHHNNGSKSKPKHSSPPSMPTNPPRKGYDDVPSSTIFDVRSFGATGDGKTDDTKAFQAAWAAACKVEASTFVVPSQYVFLVGPISFSGPYCQHNIVFQLDGTIIAPVDAKSWGSGLMQWLEFTKLVGITVKGSGVIDGRGSVWWQDTPYDDPLDDELKLIIPLNKTSLRYPPIPLNSSLGGGKMPSIKPTALRFYGSFNVTVTGITIQNSQQCHLKFDNCIGVTVYNFTVSSPGDSPNTDGIHLQNSKDVLIRSSNIACGDDCVSIQTGCTNVYVHNINCGPGHGISIGSLGKDNTKACVSNITVKDVVMQNTMNGVRIKTWQGGSGSVQGVFFSNIQVSEVQLPIVIDQFYCDKSKCKNQSSAVALSGINFERIRGTYTVKPVHLACSDSMPCQDVTLTDIQLKPIQERYHMYDPYCWQTFGELYTPTLPPIDCLQVGKPSSNRIQGDHDQC